From the genome of Haloterrigena sp. KLK7, one region includes:
- a CDS encoding FAD-binding protein, with product MRDVCIVGGGVAGLAASIFTARAGLDTLVVDGGESILARNASLENYPGFPNGVDARRYLELTREQARTAGAAFELGRVTHAEPVTEGELEEGFVLETAGGEPLEARRILAASWPNSDYLEPLDVGRMQRGNKHFVSVGDGGRTAVDGVYAAGRIADEPHQAVVAAGHGAKVALAVIYDSEVPFYQDWVVPEGYFTGRDRDVPPGCEEIGDEERRERDEVARETMLEAFAEPLDERPTMHPSVERDGDDED from the coding sequence ATGCGAGACGTCTGTATCGTCGGCGGCGGCGTCGCCGGCCTCGCCGCATCGATCTTCACCGCTCGAGCGGGCCTCGATACCCTCGTCGTCGACGGCGGGGAGTCGATCCTCGCGCGAAACGCCAGCCTCGAGAACTACCCCGGGTTCCCGAACGGAGTCGACGCTCGCCGGTACCTGGAACTGACTCGCGAACAGGCGCGAACGGCGGGTGCCGCGTTCGAACTCGGGCGCGTGACGCACGCCGAACCGGTCACCGAAGGCGAACTCGAGGAGGGGTTCGTCCTCGAGACGGCGGGCGGCGAGCCCCTCGAGGCGCGACGGATTCTCGCCGCCTCGTGGCCGAACAGCGACTACCTCGAGCCGCTGGACGTCGGCCGCATGCAGCGGGGCAACAAACACTTCGTGAGCGTCGGCGACGGCGGGCGGACGGCCGTCGACGGCGTCTACGCCGCGGGTCGAATCGCGGACGAACCCCACCAGGCGGTCGTCGCGGCCGGCCACGGCGCGAAAGTCGCCCTCGCGGTCATCTACGACTCCGAGGTCCCGTTCTATCAGGACTGGGTCGTTCCCGAGGGCTACTTCACCGGCCGCGATCGCGACGTCCCGCCGGGCTGTGAGGAGATCGGCGACGAAGAGCGACGGGAACGCGACGAGGTGGCGCGGGAGACGATGCTCGAGGCCTTCGCGGAGCCGTTAGACGAGCGGCCGACGATGCACCCGAGCGTCGAGCGAGACGGGGACGACGAGGACTGA